The genomic interval atttatagttatcatcgttgtgtattaatttattgaatatattaatgaagCGTACGTTGAATTTCAtgcaattaatttgatttactCGAATTTCAACAAACTCGAAACTTACCGCAGAACGGCCGTGAGTTAATGTCAGAAATTTCATGCGATATCgactataataacaataacatttaaaggatGTAGGTATCTAAATAGCGTGTCGCCGTAAGCAGGAGTTACGACATTTCACGAGTGATATATAGAGTGATCTTATAAAGAAGTTTATATtagatatttgttattaaaaatttctgGGAAATTCTTGTTATaactcttaatatatataacaggggtgttttttttttgttgtttataaagaacttttttttttgtatttaaacatattaaatttatacacaaatatttatactGTGATTTTTTTCCGGTTTACAATTCACGTTATTAATttagcttaaaatatatatatcgaagTTTTTGTTCGCTGACGTGCAATTTTtctgacaaaatatattttataataaagttaaattgtTTCAACGTAAGCAACGAAGCCTAATTGAAATATGAGTGACATATTATTTCTGCTTAATTGAACAGCACGATTCAATATTGCTTTGTGCTATTGGTTTCCGTTCACGTATgagtttattcattattttttaattagaaacatTCGAGATAATTTTTATTGTGATGTTTACTTGTACATGATGGTTAGATGTAATTTCATGACACACGATACCGGCGATTTGCGTGAAttgaaattagtaaataaaagtaaatttcccattgctgggctaatggcatcctctcccattaaggagagggcttggaacatattccaccatgctgttccaatgcgggttggtggaatgcacatgtggcagaatttcaaagaaattagacacatgcaagtttcttcacgatgttttccttcaccgccgagcgcgagatgaattataaacacaaattaatcacatatatatatatatatatatatatatatatatatatatatatatatatatatatatatatatatatatatatatatatgtgatatatagtggtgcttgcctgggtttgaacccgaaatcatcggttaagatgcacttgttctaacaactgggccatctcggctttattaaataataaataaatattggacaacatcacatacattactttgatcccattgttagtagctaaagcacttgtgttatgggaagtCAGAAGTAATGGTACCACAAAccctcagacccaagacaacaacagaaaactaatgaatatttctacatcgattcggccgagAATCCGATGCCAAAGcagatgtacacactactcgaccacggagatcatcgaattaatatatttcttgtatctattatatatttttataatatagttattggtaattggccaccatcacccattgagaatcgctgtgagaaatattaactatttattaacatCGCCAATGAGCTACCGATCGTGAGCACTAAGGCGTTACATCCCTTGTACCTTTAAGCCAATGTATCGctttacattggctcactcacccaaaccggaacacaataaatCTTAGTAGTTCTTGTTGCTTGGCATAATAAGACCTACCAAATGActagaaatgttatttattaggacaagttttgttttttaaaaactccataaaacaataagtttttttttttgttttaatctttAACAATATAGAAATTAGATATGGCGCCACtcattatattactattattaataattacaaaataatgtatacaGACATCACGTAGCAAATTCGGGCATATTTTATCTCCGTTACATGAACATAATTACAACAGCTCCATATATACAGAAAATTCCACGTTTCATGTCGACTTTTTACGTACTAAGTACTATTTGTATCTTTCTTACGAACAATTTAAGTGTAAAAAATCCTAACGTCTTACCGAGCGAAGAGATCAAACGCCGGCTTAACCCACGATATATAACAAACCGTACAAAATACCCAAACATCAAACTGGTCTTCCGTACTAATACGGATGAGCAGGAGCGTGGCGTCGCAATGCGTCTATTGCCCTGCATTTTGTATGAACGCACGGGTTTAGGCCGGTTTAATACCATACAATTTTACGACCGAGGCACAACCTGCCCGTAATATGGACGTATTATGCAATAGACGCGTATAAAGTGACAATCTGATTAATTGCAGAGGATTCCTATGACGACGTATTGATAGGTttcatgatataaatttaaggaTATATTCCGAGGCTACGGATACGTTGTTGCTTCTAATTAAATGTGTACTGAAACTAGAACAATATACTTGAATCCCAGCATCATGTTGCCTTTAGATTAACTACCATCAATTGCTAATAATATCCGGTATACAGAACATGAATGCTTGAAATTGGGTcagagattatttatttttaatacgtcGCAACAATTTACTGATTCTCAGCAAATAATAACAAGTATGGagtcaataaagtaaataaaacgaatgaattttataaataataataataataagaaaaaaaatcggaCAACATCACACTACTTActtttggatcagagtaatgtactcTGATCCAaaagtaagtagttaaagcatttgcgttatggaaaattagaagcaacgacggtaccacaaaaaccaagacccaagacaatatagaaatcTGATGAAGTTTTTCTTCgttgattcggccgggaatcaaaccggaacctcggagaggcgtacccatgaaaatcgctGTACTCTTTACTCGACCACGAAGCTCGTCAAAATTTATGGTTGttgatacaatttataattactgaAAACAGATATTTATTTGGAGTGATATTACTTTGTATTCTAGTGGTGAGCGCAAggaagttaattaaatatacatacgtgCTACGCACTCACAAAGAGTTAAATGGAGGGAGGGAGTGACAGCATAAGAAAGTGTCAAGCCGTTTACCGTCACGGTATACGAGGTAGTCTACTAAAGATATATGTGTCTCATCAAAAAGTAAACCTTTCAGTTGAGGAGAAAATGTATACTTTGTTCCATGTGGATTAATAGATACACGTATAGCAGAATTACGTCCAACACGTGCCGTGACCGTCGGACCGTGAGATGAATCATTGAAGCAAAATGAGTACATAAAACCTGAATGGTACTTACATTTGAACCCACTTTTGTTAAGATTCACTTGTCAAAAACATTTCTGTTATATGTACAAATCGAGTGAGTCAAATGTGActcgagttggcccagtggttggaacgcgtgcatcttaaccgatgattgcgggttcaaacccaggcaagcatcgctgattcatgtgcttaatttctctctataattcatctcgtgctcagcggttaaggaaaacatcgtgaggaaacctgcatgtgacaaatttcatagaaattctgccacatgtgtgttccaccaacccgcattggaacagcgtggtgggatatgttccaaaccttctcctcaaaagggagaggaggccttgagcccagcagtgggaatttacaggctgttgttattgttgtacaaATCACTGGATAAGAATTGAGGTGATAAGGTATGGTATTTGATATCATTATCTTGTAATAGAAGGCAAGACTGTTTGTCcaacagataaatatataatatcaagagCTCATATTTAATATCACCAAgcagtaaaataaatgaaatacaaataaaactccATATTGAATATTCGCCATTCGCAACAAATTCTTTGACGGAAAGTTATTGAAATGTAGTTTCTCTATGAGTACATTTTCTTTAACGAAGCTAAAGCATTTGTATGTAATCACGTTTCTCTATATAGGCGAACATAACTTCgagaaactaataataaaatatttaacttaaatattgtaatgtaatctgcattttttatataattctttgatAACTTTCAACAAAAATTCAATGTGAAACGgaaaaggttttataataaaatttgaaaaaaacccaaaggtattctaccgctaagTACCAGATGAATAGCAGAGACAAGATTAAGTAAGCAATTGAGAAAGTCGAAGGTCGATTGATCCATCTTAACTCTCAGTAAGAAATGAGAAAATGAAAAAAGACCTTTCTAATTGATAATCATAATACCTTAATCTGCATACAAAATGAACCTTACAAAAGAATATAACTTGGTTATGATATACTAATTACTAACATGCTGCAAGCTATGAGAGATGAAGTTATCGACcaaaatgtcataaatatttttagtaaataacaaGTTTGTAAGGTACGAAATTGTCCTTCAACCACAAACTGCTGATTGGCAGTTCCCTTATAACCTCTCTTTTGATTGTTCGCTTAACTGGGGTAGTTTCAGAGTTAATTAACGGGCCATTTTCAAGTTAAATAGTTGGTTGATGTGCAAATTGACTCGATTCTGTATAATGAATTGAGTTGGACAAAACTGTGTCGTTAGTCCGACTTGAAACTTTGCGTATTAGCTAATTTCTAGCTACTTCGACGATCACATACTCTgaagattaatattaatttgaatgctAAAGCGTTTAGAAATCTAATTGGTTTATCATactaatgtcataaaaaaattatgaaatttattaaatttcgtaTAGTGCAAGCTTGATtcttaataatatcaataaaatagaaAGTAGATTGTGAATTTTGATACTTGATAAATCGAGATGACAGTATAACTTCGAAAATTATAGAGGTTCCATAGTACTTCAAATATCCCTCTTTGTTATGTTAGACGTTTAGTAGATAGGTACATATAAAAAGCCCTTTTTACGATTGATACGTGTCGCAATTGAGCAAGACTCATGAACACCCTGTAATTTCcttacatattttgttattatatctagaataatgtatcttttttttttattttatttataattctttattgcacaccacaaacagaaacaaaaaagaaagtaacataaaattataaaatacaaaaaacaagaattaaaaaaaaaacaaaacaaaacaaaagaagtacattaaaagtgttgtacaatgggcggatttatggctttttagccatctcttccagacaacccaatcaaagggagaatccaaaaccatcggcgtaggcggtgcagtcataaacttacatacaaatagttacacactaatacttatactagagagatatatattatttatacatatatattatgtataaataatatatatctctatcatacactaatacgagtcgagtcgagatggcccagtggttagaacgcgtgcatcttaaccgatgattgcgggttcaagcccaggcaagcaccgctgattcatgtgcttaatttgtctttataattcatcttgtgctcagcggtgaatgaaaacatcgtgaggaaacctgcatgtgacaaatttcatagaaattctgccacatgtgtattccaccaacccgcattggaacagcgtggtggaatatgttccaaaccttctcctcaaagggagaggaggcctttagcccagcagtgggaatttacaggctgttgttgtttgttgtatacactaatacatacttaagataataaaatgatataaatatatataaaattacataataaatgttatataaaataattaattaaagtattatacaTGAATCGTTGCTCTTCCGTTGCAAACGGGACGGTGCAGCGGTGATTcttgtgtataataatatttatttgaaaaaaaaaatgtaaatataactaACATAGTCTGTAAGATATATTGTGTACATACATTATGAGTCACTGgtaacttgaataaagaatattattatttagtttttttcatGCTCTCGTTTTAACGAGGTTTTATTCTCCGTTTTTGCGGGATTTTATCTAAACAAAAACGGACTACCTAATCACTTGATAAAAATTTCCGCACAAAAGGATTGTGCGGAAATTTGTCATGTATTTAGAATGACTGCtttctgtaatattattatattgacatttctaaagtatttgtatatcttggttttgattttgattgtatcgcacaaattaagtacatgaaactGAGTATTGATTGCTTGGGTCTGACTCTGCAATCTTCGTTTGAGATTGACGTGGGGTTTCGGCTCAAAGTTCACGTTAAATTTAGATCACTTTTGTTCTCTAAAATGATATTGgcgaaacaaattaattaaaacaatgaaattctatgtttaaataacgttacatGATTATGTATTCAAAGAAATGTACAATTTATAACGTccataaaaatacctttttcgttgaaaaaaaaaacattattttaaagacgtaagtcatttgtttttttaatttctataaccataataataatcaatttatatataatatattggaaaTTGTAATCTatggtttattatatatattttgtctacatgtctttatttatgttatatgtaagaAAATGATTAATTTCCTTCGTAAAGAAATTACAACACATTACTTTTATTcgattgtattgtatttaaggGTCTGTAttacatatttgattttaaacatataaaaatatttaccaataaatatcataaatcatCATACGAGTATTTCACTACGAATTCGTACCCTTCGCCGTTGATAAACTTAAACTGTATCTAACAAGTTGACATTATCAGAGATTCTCTTTGAAAACAAGGGTTTGCGAATGCGGTCCACAGATAGGACCAATGACAtcaataaattatcatattgtTCTGTGTTTTGCTTTAGCGATTCATGATATGGAGTTGGTACATTTGATAAATTATGATTAAGATCGTTTTGCGTATTAACTGTTGGTATAGCAAGGTTTCTCtccttaagatatattttcgtgtgctcagtatgagcgatgttaccgatcgagaatgacatatcgcaatgatttgatgtttagattcaaaaggtactaagagtttaagacttgataaaggaatgtattcgaaaactgacgaaggtggTCTTACTGTAACTGTACATTTGTTTTGACATCATCGTTTCTTGTTATaaacattgatttattaaaatacatgaaGGTAAAAAAACTTTCGGTCAAAAGTTCTTGTTGTTATAGTTACTAGTCAGGCAATCGGTCTTTGTAAAAAAGTTTCGGTAACTTATCATGGATAAAAATGGACAAAAACGAGGTGCCAAAACTTAGTACACAACTTTATCCATTTGTAAATTGTAGCGGCACAAGTCTCATTAGCAGAGTTTACAAAAGAGTTACGTAGCTTATCCACAACGCCTCTATATTACAGGTTGACTGATTATTtctgtcattatttatttctttaacgcTGAGGACAAATATACTGTGCAAATCTAGCACTAAAagacattgaaatattttaaaaagttttaacttatgtaatatattaatgagatataattataatgttaagtTTGATTTTCAATCTGAACGTCTACTGACATCTTTATATTAagcttattattatatcaacgCCATTACGAACTAATTATTTACTTTGTCGTCAAACAAACTAGACTTAAAAGAGTCTCAAACTTGTAATTAGTTACAAAAAAACCaccgaataaatatattttttttgtaatttgtcaagtatttcaattaaaagCTTTAATGAGATCTCGTTAAAATCTTCCATTAGCCCTGTTTAATTTCTGTTAAGTTCTTATTGAATATTCCGGACGTGATAGGCCTTTAGGCCTGGTCACGATTCGGTTTGCATATTTTTGTTacgaattgaaataaattatgcgAAACTTTTGGTAGAatgaatttacaattttattattcaatttcaatttcattacttcgcttcaattttatttctcgATTGGCTCCTGATCTTTGTcacgtaatttataattaaaattttgacactactacattaattttattttataacggcgtcaattaaaatcatttgtaattattttcgaaGAAGGTcactaaaataattttgcttaactttttatttttgcttttgtTTCAGGTAGGAGGTATGCGGGCTCAAAAGGTACCCGCTGCCTTGCTACTGTTGCTATTTGCAATAGACTCCTTACATGCCAACAGGAGAAAACAAAAGGAGAAAATCGTCCAAACAACCACAAACATCTGCGATATAAGCGACCGAGACTCCAAAGTACATTGCTACTGCGAAAACAGCCAGGATATAAACGAGGCAATTAAAACAGAATGCTGGGTATTCAACGGCGGTATAGACAAGACAGATCCTTTATGGCCAAGCTTTACTTCACAGTCAAATATAGAAACGTTAGCATTTAACGTTAGAGCGGATGGAGGGTTGAGTTTTGTGCCAACTAAGGTGCTTAGATATTTGCGAAAACTTAAACATTTCAGCATCAAATACAGttccattttaaaaatagaaagctATGCTTTCGTCAATTTAACATCAGTACAAGAAATGATATTAACTAAAAATCAGATTGTTGTTCTAAGTAAGCACGCTTTTTACAATTTACCCAACCTGACTGTTCTCACGTTAGACGAGAATCGGGTGAAGAAACTTGAAACTGATACGTTTTATGAATTGCCGGCATTGCAAAAACTGTTTCTGACAAGTAACAACATAAGCGTCATAGAAGATGGAGCGTTCCGACATCTTGTAAATTTATTGGAGCTTGAGCTTGATAGGAATAATATAagtgatttaaaaaaggaatgctTCGATGGACTCGCTAATTTAAAACGCTTAGATTTAAGAAGAAACAAAATAGCTGTACTTAATTCATTTACATTCATTGAACTCTGGAATCTGCAAGAGCTATTGTTAGATTATAATGAGATTTATATATTAGCTCAAAGAACTTTCGACGGATTATCACAGTTGAAAAAATTGAGCTTAAGTCACAACAAATTGGTCACATTAACAGATGGACTTTTTGAAGGAGTCAGGGGATTATCTGCCTTAGACTTAAggcataataaattaaaaagattcaCGATAGATAATTTACGGCCAATCTACGACAACTTGAAGATGCAAAagagtttcatttatttagaagGTACGTAAAACTCGCTTTCTCATTTTCTTAGTTAATAAGGGCGATCCCgtctcattaatattttaataattaaaacaaaaattaagcgtGAATATTctctaagatattatataattactttgaaatattttctcccctgtaaacaaaatatattaagtaaaagtaTACTGCTTAACAGAGTTTTCGAgacgttcttaatttaaatacaaaagtcaATTAGGCCTGTTAGACGATAAAATACTTCATTAGTtcaattaaagattaattaagGCACCGATTGTTGCAGGGAACGATTTTGACTGCGACTGCCATCTGGCGTGGATGCACAAACTCCGGCACGAAGCTAAAAGTATCAAAGTGCGGATGTCCTTAGAGAATTTCATTTGCAAGTTTAACGCTGATCCAGCTTTGAGTTCGCATCTAACTTATTACGAAAGAATtggtgttaataataatttagatgaaACTGAAAAGATAAGAAATGATTTGGATGCCCCAGAAGATATTGGTGATGAGGCTGATGATATTTATATCGACGaaccaaaaaaaataagagCAGACAACGAAAGGACACTGTTACAAATACCCGTTGAATTACTGCCCTGCCCCGCTGAAGTCAAAAGCGTTACGGATAGAACatacacgtatccatcacaaaaCGAAGCCAAGGATTATAGGAATTTGATACAATCATCATCAATTCCATctgttgataaaaaaattacaatacttttactaacaatatttcttttgtttgattaaatatttatttccttcaTTTAATTTACTTCATTATAAATTGTCTATATAGATCattgtaatcatttattttacgaatgctaaagttatattgttttgacttctttaaatcatatatataaaaacgctTCACTTCAAGTTTTACTGTATTTTCGTCTACAAAAAATCTGGACTGGTTTTGTATAAtcatttgatatattaaataataatccattttaatttttaacatattaatatatttagataaggCAAGGTTTTGGTAAAACTTTAAAACCAGTATGGATATTTTATGTAATCGgatagattaaattttattaatagttgtaAAGATTAATTTCGTTAAACCAAATAATAGttaaatgtttcataaatattattacgcatgctaatatattgatatttcgtataatttgttaacaataattaattattcaatcacaatatatgtaagtattgtaaatataaataaggattttgtaaagaaatgtgatataaatgtaagtaaaattattataaagtacaagtttaatttatatgttgatTAAAAAAACGTCTTCAAAATTTTAATCTCTATAATTCACGTTgctatatctttattattagtatgtaaatattgtgtttattgttgtaaattaaattttgtaaatattgtatttaaatataagttgatGTGATTTTACATAGATAgttattgatttgaaatatttgtttacatcataataaaataatataggagtatctttttttattgtcCTGTACACGAACATCAttactaatttttaatacaaaggATTACTCAAAAACTTACTACACGATGAgagattttaaatcaaatccAAAATATTCTCTACTACGAGTGAGCAACTACGAGTAGCTTCGATCAAGTTTTAGGGCTTGCTTGTCAGGTACCACGCATAATATATGGCCTATGTTCTTCCAAAAGAACAGGGAAACTACTTCGAGAAAAACTGGTAATTGACTAAATATTTTCtctaattatcaaataaaaaaaaagcatatcaTCCATACGAATAGGTAAACCCAGTTTAGAGTCGGGATCGGGAAGTTTTGCCCCGTGTTATTACATAATAGAcctctataataaaattagcctAGAATCTATTTTATAGTATCCACCAACTTGTCCTtcgcataattataaaatattgtcaatatcCTTCAGGGATTTCGGTCAAGGCCTTTCTAAACCGACGCTAGCTAACTacgcatattattttaatttaaacaaggGCCAACATTAAGTATTAGGTGAGATTCCTTTGTcagttattttcatatatattgtgTTCTGTatctttgttattaattaacaatgctTATGTCGTAGACATGTGATGATccgtatataataattacaaaataataaatcagttaCATCATTCAATTAAGACACAGCCTCTATtctcattaataaatatcatttaagcTGAAACCAAATGACGTCACTCTGGATTGAtagatatcatattttataggaGTACTTACAGATTTACCGCAGTTTCACTTCACTTCTCAAAGCACGAAACACTTCGAAACTCCAAAACGTGTTAAaacttaaagtaatataaaaaaatactgaaactAAATATTGAGAATATTGGTTTTTAGATAATCTTTTAGTATTGCAAGTTAttcattagttttaattaaaaacaaaaaccgatTAATACGAAACGAACTCGCTTGAAGAGGGCTTCGTACTattgcaatataaaataaaacgatataaatttcatcaaagattgaaattagaaatattgcaatggaaaataaaatttatcgaatggaatacaaaaataataaaagtggtaccgatagccgagaagttatgttaAAGCGGTCGTTATAGTATGGACGTGTTATTTGGAGGAATGAGGATCACGCTTTGAAGAAGGTCTTGAGCTTggacgtggatggatatagaagaAGGAGCAAAGAATCGAGGGATAGATTGTgagaaagacgatatggctggaaagaatgttacttgtgagatgacatctgaaagagaagtatggaagatgaTATGCTGTGCCAACTGCCCATGTAAAATGTATAAGGGAGGGAGGGTGATGATGATGAGAAAACGTTTTTTATACCTTATGAAATTATGATGAGATTTCAAAGAGTTCATCCTgaatacaaaaagtaataaatgaaatatttaagattgaaaatatgaaatatttgcgcactaataagtttttgtttttggtgGTAAACATACACTATCTTCTGGATGTagacgtaaagtaaagtaaagtaacagcctgtaaatttcccactgctaggataaggcctcctcttccatcaaggagagggtttagaacatataccaccacgctgttccaatgcggggaaTGCGCACGTGGAAGAAttgtgatgaaattagacacatgcaggtttcctcaggatattttccttcaccgccgagcacgagatgaataataaacacaatttaagcacatatctatattggtgcttgcctgggtttgaacccgcaatcaacggttgagattcacgcgttctaactattgggccatctcagctctattatagattattatgGATGTAGACGTATTAGTACGATGTAATAAGTAATATGAGGTTATGAAAAAAGTGTTaacaggagctggatgcgagtagccaaaCAAAGAcaacagtggcgtgcatttagagaggcctatgtccagcagtggacaaacatgGGCTGTTGATGAAGAAAGTGGCAGTAGTCAGTTTATTGCGAGAGGGAGAGAGGGAGACCTTAGAAGCAAACCAGTACATTCAGTTGATCATGATTTACTAATCTGACTAAATTAGGAACCTTTATCGCCTATCTTAATTGATAATCGGCTGCCACCGACTAATTACAATTTACTcaataaaatcgaaattataTGACACATAAAGTAATAATCAGATTagcatattcaaattaataaaaataacggatACGacaaacatataacatataaccaTGTTctttttgcttttgtttattttgctaAGTGAAACATTTGGGCTCAGCGAATGTCAAACGGGTTTGTCGtacaaataaaaccttttaataataaaagcgaTAGGATTTTACTCTTTTgtgaattttacttttaaataaagcttaattttaaaataatctacttggaatatattattgcttttatattgtatatacgaTTTCCTTGTTGAAacgtcggtttttttttatgatatgagTAATTCTGCATTAAATACTCA from Vanessa cardui chromosome 15, ilVanCard2.1, whole genome shotgun sequence carries:
- the LOC124535850 gene encoding connectin-like yields the protein MRAQKVPAALLLLLFAIDSLHANRRKQKEKIVQTTTNICDISDRDSKVHCYCENSQDINEAIKTECWVFNGGIDKTDPLWPSFTSQSNIETLAFNVRADGGLSFVPTKVLRYLRKLKHFSIKYSSILKIESYAFVNLTSVQEMILTKNQIVVLSKHAFYNLPNLTVLTLDENRVKKLETDTFYELPALQKLFLTSNNISVIEDGAFRHLVNLLELELDRNNISDLKKECFDGLANLKRLDLRRNKIAVLNSFTFIELWNLQELLLDYNEIYILAQRTFDGLSQLKKLSLSHNKLVTLTDGLFEGVRGLSALDLRHNKLKRFTIDNLRPIYDNLKMQKSFIYLEGNDFDCDCHLAWMHKLRHEAKSIKVRMSLENFICKFNADPALSSHLTYYERIGVNNNLDETEKIRNDLDAPEDIGDEADDIYIDEPKKIRADNERTLLQIPVELLPCPAEVKSVTDRTYTYPSQNEAKDYRNLIQSSSIPSVDKKITILLLTIFLLFD